From a single Oreochromis niloticus isolate F11D_XX linkage group LG3, O_niloticus_UMD_NMBU, whole genome shotgun sequence genomic region:
- the LOC102076031 gene encoding cell surface A33 antigen, whose amino-acid sequence MESQTREMWKKMEDYHSNGSNNSQNVSLSDPNIITAESGQNVTLPCRASNNNFIILEWSRADLGTQHVVVYRDGQFSPENQHQSFKNRVDLQDRQMKDGDVSLILKNVTTADNGTYECRVLMGEIHSWELNIIYLSVVDPPGQTGGDTEDGGKKDGGKKDGSVGLIAGLSVCAVLLVVVVGFLIYRKCKQQNDGSYQLPVELQKV is encoded by the exons ATGGAAAGCCAAACCAGAGAgatgtggaagaaaatggaagacTACCATTCGAATGGATCGAACAATAGCCAGAATG TTTCTCTTTCAGACCCAAACATCATCACAGCCGAGTCTGGACAGAACGTCACTCTGCCCTGTCGAGCTTCAAACAACAACTTCATAATTCttgagtggagcagagctgatctgGGGACACAGCATGTTGTTGTGTACCGGGATGGGCAGTTTAGTCCAGAAAACCAGCATcaatcttttaagaaccgggtggatctgcaggacagacagatgaaggatggagacgtgtctctgattctgaagaatgtgacaaCTGCTGATAATGGAACATATGAGTGTCGAGTCTTAATGGGAGAAATACACTCGTGGGAGCTCAACATCAtctacctgagtgttgttgatcctccag gtcagacaggaggagacacagaggatggagggaagaaGGATGGAGGGAAGAAGGATGGGTCTGTTGGACTGATAGCTGGTCTGTCTGTTTGTGCCGtgcttcttgttgttgttgttggttttttgatctacagaaaatgtaaacaacAGAATGATGGTTCATACCAGCTTCCAGTTGAACTGCAGAAGGTTTGA
- the LOC109199141 gene encoding programmed cell death 1 ligand 1: MCAVTSASLCWTLLSVCILFVAADSISITAESGQTVTLLCRAQSNKPIDTVTWSRSDITDENVLKYHGQQLLLSYQHPSFKNRVDLQDRQMKDGDVSLILKDVTINDAGTYECRVIQRGINQEKLISSITLSVVDPPDEQGVPVGVIIGASAGAAAVLALIGGGIWMLS; encoded by the exons ATGTGTGCTGTGACATCTGCGTCTCTCTGCTGGACTTTGCTCTCTGTCTGCATCCTGTTTGTTGCTGCAG ACTCGATAAGCATCACAGCTGAATCTGGTCAAACTGTCACTCTGCTGTGTCGAGCTCAAAGCAACAAGCCCATCGACACTGTAACATGGAGCAGATCTGACATAACAGACGAAAATGTCCTGAAGTACCACGGTCAGCAACTTCTTCTATCataccagcatccatcttttaagaaccgggtggatctgcaggacagacagatgaaggatggagacgtgtctttgattctgaaggatgtgacgattaatgacgCTGGAACGTACGAGTGTCGTGTCATTCAGAGAGGAATAAACCAAGAGAAGCTCATCAGCAGCATCAccctgagtgttgttgatcctccag atGAGCAAGGTGTACCTGTTGGAGTGATAATCGGTGCGTCAGCAGGAGCTGCAGCTGTCCTCGCTTTGATTGGGGGTGGTATTTGGATGCTTTCGTGA